Below is a window of Shinella sp. PSBB067 DNA.
GCATGGTATCTGCTTTCAGGGATGGGGAAGGGGCGCCGCTTGCGCGGCGCCCGCGGGTCTCAGTTGAGGGCCGGGATCCAGGATGCGGTGGCCGCATCGCTCTTCAGGAAGGCCGGGAATTTCTGCTGCAGCTCCTCGATCGTCGAGATCTCGTTCTTCACGAGGTCGTCGCGGGTGACGAGCGTTGGCTGGAGCAGGACCGAGCGGCCGGGAAACTGGCCGGCGATCGCCAGCGAGACCGCACGCACGGAAACCTCGCCGACGACGGCGGCGTTGGTCGCGGCGGTCGCGGCCCAGGCGCTGTCTGGCTCGGCCATGAGCTGGATGTCGGCCGTCGAGATGTCGACGCCGTAGATCTTGACGTTCTGCGAGACGCCCAGCTCGTCGATGGCGAGCTTGACGCCCTTGGCGAACTCGTCCCACGGCGTGAAGATGACGGAAATGTCCGGGTTGGCGCGCAGGATCGCCTTGGTCTGGTCGGCGACGGAAGCCGGGACGGTGTCGTTGACGACGCCCCAGACGGCCTTCTCCGTGAGGTTGTGCTTCTTCACGAAGTCCTGCCAGACGGCGTAGCGGCGGTCGAGCGGCGCGAAGCCGGCGACATAGACGGCGCCGCCGACGAAGCCGTCGCCCTTGTCCTTCACCGCCTGCTCCAGGACGAGGCGCGCCATGTCGGCGTCCGACTGCTCGAGCTGCGGGATCTGCTCGTTGTCGAGGTTCACGTCGTAGGCGACGACCTTGATGCCGGCGTCGAGCGCCTTCTGGGCGACGTCCTGCAGCACTTCCGGGCGGCCGTTGTTGATGATGATGCCGTCGACGCCGAGGTTGATCGCCTGTTCGATCAGGCTGCGCTGGGTGTCGTTGTCGTTGCGCGCCTGCGAGATCGTCAGCTTGACGCCGAGCGCGTCGGCCTGGCGCTTCACGCCGGCCTCGAAGGCCTGAAGCCAGTCGCCGGAGCCGAGGAAGCTGACGACGGCGATGTCGACATCGCCCTTGTCGAAGGGCGCCGGTGCGCCCGCGATGCCGCCGGCCGCGGCCGTGCCGGCTGCAAGCAGGGCGCCCGCGACGGCGCCGGTCAGGGATTTCAGGATTGCATTCATGGGTGTCTCCCGGTTTCGTTATGGAAAATCAGCGTCGCCCGCGGGCAACGCCATAGGTCAGCGCCAGCGCGCCGACCAAGACGGCGCCCTTGACGAAATCCTGCGCATAGTAGGGCGCGTTCAGCATGGTCAGGCCGTTCAGCAGCACCCCGACGAAGACCGCGCCGACGATGGTGCCGAAGACGTTGGGCCGGCGCAGGCCGAGCACGGCAAAGCCGATCAGCGCGGCGGCGACCGAATCCATCAGGAGCGACGCGCCGGAGGAGACGTCGCCGCGGCCGACGCGGGCGGCCACCACGATGCCGCCGAGCGAGGCGAGCGCGCCGGAAAGGACATAGGCGAGCGTCTTCAGCCGGTCCGTCGGCCCGCCGGCCAGCCGCGTCGCCAGCTCGTTGCCGCCGGTCGCAAAGAGCAGCCGGCCGATGCGCGTGCGCTCGGTCAGGACGAAGAGCGCGACGGCGACAAGCGCCATGATGACGACGGGCAGCGGCACCACGCCGAACAGGCTGGAGCGGCCGATCAGCAGGAAGAGCGGATCGTATTTCCCGGTGGCGGTCGAGCCGTCGGGCAGGATGAGGCCGGGCGATATGGAGCGGCCGGCGGTCGGGATGAGCTGGAGGCCGGTGAGCAGGAACATCACCGCGAGCGTCGCCAGCAGGTCCGGCACCTTGAGGCGGACGATGAGGAAGGCATTGAGGAGGCCGACGGCCGCGCCGAGCAGCAGCACCAGCGGCACGGTGGCGAAGACGCCGAGGCCCCAGACAATCATGAAGTAGCTCGCCGCCATGACGCTGGAGGCGGCGACCGCGCCGATCGACAGGTCGAAGCCGCCGACCGCGAGCGTGACCGTGACGCCGGCCCCGAGGATGGCGACGACCGAGACGGCCTGCAGGATGCTCATCAGGTTGTTGATGGTGATGAAGGCCGGCTGGGCGGCGGTGAAGCCGGCCACCATGACGAAGAGCAGGATGAAGACCGCGCCGGCCCTGAGGAATTCCCGGGCGCGGTCGCTGCCGTTCGCGATGGACTGGTCGGGGGCGGTGCTCATCGTGCGTTGCTCTCGCTGATGGTGTGGTGGTCCATGACCAGCACGCGGTCGGCGACCTCGATGGCCTCTTCCGGATCGGAGGTGGCGATCAGGGTTGCGCGGTCGGTGCGGCTGCGGATGGCGGTGATGATGTCGTGGCGCGCGCCGACGTCGACGCCCTGGAACGGCTCGTCGAGCAGGAGCAGCCGGCCGGGCTCTGCCTCCCAGCGACCGAGCACGACCTTCTGCTGGTTGCCGCCGGAGAGCGTCCAGACGGAGGCGGTCGGGCCTGCGGCGCGGATGCCGAGCCGCCGGATGGCGGCCTCGGCCTTCTCCCGCTCGCGGCGCGGCCGGATGAAGCCGGCGGGATACCAGCGGGAAAGATGCGGCAGGCTGATCGTCTCGGCGATGGTCTCGCCGGGCCAGCCGGCCGGCATCAGCGAGGAACGGTGCCGGTCCTCGCCCGCCATGGCGACGCCGGCGGCGATCGCCTCGGCCGGCGTCTGCGGCGCATAGGGCACGCCGTCGAGGCGCATCGTGCCGCCGGCGAGCCGGCCGGCGCCGAACAGTGCGGACAACAGCCGGCTCTTGCCCGCGCCGAGCACGCCGGTGATCGCCACCACCTCGCCGCGATGGAGCGAGAGGCCGAACGGCTCGCTGGACGGCAGGAGCCGCGCGTCCGCGACCTCGAACACCGGAGCGCCTTCCGCCTGCCGGGCGTCCGGCCGCGCGGAGGCGAGGGGCCGGCCGATCATGGTCTCGATGGCCTTGTCGAAATCGACGGGCCGCGTGAACGTCTCGACCACGCGCCCGCCGCGCAGCACGGCGACGCGGTCGGCGAGCGCCGCAAGGTCGGCGGTGCGGTGGGAGATGTAGAGGATCGCGATGCCGCGCCGCTTGAGATCGAGCAGCGTGGCGTAGAGCCGCCGGGATTCGCTGGCGGAAAGGCTCGCCGTCGGCTCGTCGAGGATGAGCAGTTCGGCCCGGTTGGCCAGCGCGCGGGCGATGGCGACGAGCTGCCGGTCGGCGGCCGAAAGCTCGGCGAAGTCCCGGTCGACCGGCAGGTCGAAGCCCGCCTCGCGCAGCATGGCCTGTGCCTCCCGGCGCACCCGGCCGCGCGAGACGAAGAAGGGCTGGCTGCGGTCGACGAAGCGGTTGAGCAGCAGCGCATCGCCCACCGTCAGGCCCGGAATGCCGACGAGGTCGGTCGACTGGTGCACGGTCACGATGCCGGCGGCGCTCGCCTCGGCCGGCGTCTGCGGGGCATAGGCGCGCCCCTTGAAGGCGACGCTGCCGCCGTCGGCCGAAAGGACGCCGGAGAGGATCTTCACGAAGGTCGACTTGCCCGCGCCGTTCGCGCCCATCAACGCCACGATCTCGCCGGGATCGACAGCAAGCGACAGGTCGACGAGGGCTTTCGTCGATCCGAAGGATCGGGAGAGGGCGTGGGCTTCAAGCAGGGACATGGCGTCGGCCGGGTTGGATTACAGGACTTATCTCTCAGGGGAGGCGCATGCGCGCAAGCAGATTTCGTGCGAAAAATCGCCGATGAAAGAAAAACGGTTCCAATGGCTTATGTCAATTTTTCAAGGTGCCCGGCGCTTGCGCGCCGGGCCGCTCGTCAAACCTCGAACATGTCCTCGAAGGATTCGGGGAAGCTCTGGCGGGCCACCCGTTCGTCGATGACGAGCATGGCTTCATAGGAGATCGGGTCGAAATCCTTTTCCGCGGCGACGACCTCGCGGCCGAAGAGCAGGCTGAGGCGCGCGGCATCGAGATTGCCGCGCTCGAAGGGCTCGGCGCCGAAATGGTGCCAGAGCGCGTGCAGGAAGGCGGCGTCGATGCGGTGCTCGGCCGTGCCCGGCCGCGCGCGCCGGGGCAGCGCCTTGATCGGCGTCACCCCGCGCGGGTTGGCGCGGCGGATCGTGAACTGCACGCCCGTTCCCGGCATCCCGGATGGGAAGCCGCGGTGCTTGGTCATGTCTGGAAGGTTCGCCATCGGCTGCTCCTTACGTCTCGGCCGGGCCGATCTTGTCCTGCGTCTTCGTGTCGAAGTCCGACGCGTCGTGCCGCTCGTGCAACTGCTCGGACGGTTCGCCCGTCAGCCGGTTGACCATGCGGCCGCGCCGGACCGCCGGACGGTCGGCGATCTCGGCCGTCCAGCGCTGGACGTTGCGGTAGGTCTCGACCTCCAGGAAGGTGCCGGCGTCGCCATATTGCTTGTTCTGCGCAAGGGTTCCGTACCACGGCCAGATGGCCATGTCGGCGATGGTATAGTCGCTGCCCGCCATGAACCGGTTGTCCGCAAGGTGGCGGTCCAGCACGTCGATCTGGCGCTTCACCTCCATGGCGTAGCGGTCGATGGCGTATTTGATGCGGATCGGCGCATAGGCGTAGAAATGGCCGAAGCCGCCGCCGAGGAAGGGGGCCGAGCCCATCTGCCAGAACAGCCAGTTGAAGGTCTCGGTGCGGACGCGCAGGTCGGCGGGCAGGAAGGCGCCGAACTTTTCCGCGAGATAGAGCAGGATCGAGGCGGATTCGAAGACCCGCACCGGCGCGCCGCCGCCCTTCGGCGCATGGTCGAGAAGCGCGGGGATCTTGGAATTCGGATTGACCTGCACGAAGCCGGAGCCGAACTGGTCGCCATCGCCGATGCGGATGGGCCAGGCGTCGTATTCGGCGCCCGCATGGCCGGCCGCCAGGAGTTCCTCCAGCATGATCGTCACCTTCACGCCGTTGGGCGTGGCGAGCGAATAGAGCTGCAGCGGATGCTTGCCGACCGGCAGCTCCTTGTCATGGGTCGGGCCGGCGACGGGGCGGTTGATGTTGGCGAACGCGCCGCCATTGCCCTTGTCCCAGGTCCACACTTTCGCGGGCTCGTAGCCCGCCGGAAAATTGTCCGCGGGGGATTTGTCGGTCATCGAATGCGTCCTCTTCGTCGAATCCGGGCCATAGGATAACGACTGGCTGTCGGACGCAAGCCCTATTGCAAGGCTTCAACCGGCCTCGTCAGTGCCCGTCCAGCTCTCGGCAAGGGGAGCCGGCGCGACGGCGATGAGGTCGATCGCGCGGGCGGCGAGATGGTCGACGATCTCTGCGACGGACTGCGGGCGATGATAGAAGGCCGGCACCGGCGGCATGACGATGGCCCCCATTTCCGTGACCGCGCACATGTTGCGCAGGTGGCCAAGATGGAGGGGCGTTTCGCGCGCCAGCAGCACCAGCCGGCGACGCTCCTTCATCTGCACGTCGGCCGCGCGCGTCAGCAGCGTGTCGGTGCGGCCGGTGGCGATGGCCGAAAGCGTCTGCATCGAGCAGGGCGCGACGATCATGCCGCGGACGGGAAAGGAGCCGCTGGCGATGGAGGCGCCGATGTCCCCGTTTGGATGGTGCCGGTGGACGAGGGTTTCGAGACGCGCCCGCGCGCCGGGCGGGCATTCGAGGTCGAGCGTGCGCCGCGCGGCATCCGAGACGACGAGGTGCGTCTCGACGCCGGGCATCGCCGCCAGCCGTTCCGTGATGCGCACGCCGAGCGCCGCGCCCGACGCGCCGGATATGCCGACGACGACGCGCACGGTGTTCATGTCGGATCTCCGGCGAGGCCCAGGGACGCCCACAGGCCGTCGACGCGGGCGGTCACGTCAGGCGTCATCGCCAGCACCCGGCCCCACTCGCGGTCCGTCTCGGTGCCGATCTTGGTCGTCGCGTCGAGCCCCAGCTTGCCGCCGAGGCCGGATTTCGGCGAGGCGAAATCGAGATAGTCGATGGGCGTGTTCTCCACCACCATCAGGTCGCGGCTCGCGTCGAAGCGGGTGGAGAGCGCCCACATCACGTCCGGCCAGCTCCGGACGTCGATGTCGCCGTCCACCGCGATGATCAGCTTGGTATAGTTGAACTGCGGCAGCATCGACCACAGGCCCATCATGATGCGCCGCGCCTGGCCGGGATAGCGCTTGTCGATGGAGACGACCATCGCCCGGTAGGAACAGGCCTCGGGCGGCAGCCAGAGGTCGCGGATCTCGGGGAACTGCCGCTTCACCAGCGGCACGAAGAGCTCGTTCATCGCTTCGCCGAGCCGCGACGGCTCGTCCGGCGGGCGGCCGGTATAGGTGGAGAGATAGAGCGGGCTCCGACGCATGGTGATCGCCGAAAGCGTCAGGACCGGGAAGGGCTCGACGGCATTGTAATAGCCGGTGTGGTCGCCATAGGGGCCTTCGTCCGCCGTCTCGCTTGCCGAGACCATGCCCTCCAGCACGATCTCCGCGCCGGCGGGCACGGGGAGGGGGACGGTGAGGCCGCTTGCCGTTTCCTGCCGCCGGCCGCCGAGAACGCCGGCGAAGGCAAGCTCGCTCATGCCGTCGGGCAATGGCATCACGGCCGACAGGATCGTCGCGGGATCGGCGCCGATGACCACCGCGACGGGCATGTCGCGCCCGAGCGCCTGCCAGAGCCGGTGGTGCCGCGCCCCGCCGCGATGCGCCAGCCACCGCATGACCAGCCGGTCGCGGCCGAGCTTCTGCATGCGGTAGATGCCGACATTGACATCCGACGGATCGTCCGGCGCGCGGGTGATGACGAGCGGCCAGGTGACGAGCGGCGCGGGTTCGCCCGGCCAGCAGGTCTGGATGGGGAGGCGGCCCAGATCGATGTCGCCGCCGCGCCAGACGATCTCCTGGCAGGGCGGGCGCCGCGTCTCGCGCGGGTTCATCGAGAGCGCGGCCTTCAGATGCGGCAGCTTTCCCCAGGCGTCGCGCAGCGAGCGCGGCGGCCGCGGATCGCGCAGGTCCGCAAGGAAGCCGGCCAGGTGCGGCAGGCCGCCGGCCTCCAGCCCGAGCCCCCACTCGATGCGCTCGCGCGTGCCGAAGAGATTGGCAAGGAGCGGGATCGGCTGGATATTGCCCGCCGCATCGACCGGCCGCTCGAAAAGTAGCGCCGGCCCTTCCTCGGCCAGCACGCGGCGATGGATCTCGGTTATTTCGTGAACGAGCGAGACGGGTTCGCGGATGCGCTTCAGCCGCGCCCGCCGTTCCAGCAAGGCGACGAAATCCTGAAGGCTGTCGAAACGGCGCGGAATGGGAGCATCGGCTTTCATGCCGTCTCCTTGCCGGGGAAAAATGTTGCGGTCTTTGACCTCGCGCAAACTCCCCGGGCGCAAGGCTGCCTAGGGTCGCGCCACATGTATCTCGCAGGGCCGCCCATGACATCGCTATCTCCGCTCCTCGCAAAACCGGTCGATCTGGCCCCGATCTGGCTGGTGGAGCGGGTGGCGCGGTCCATTTTCGCCAGCGTCCTCAAGGCGCATCCCGATGTGTTCGAGCGACTCGATACCTACCGGCAGACCCGCTACGGCTTCTCGCCGACCGATCTGCGGTTGCATTTCACCGTCGTCCCGGCGACGCGGACGCTGGCCGTCTCGCGCGGCCAGCCGCCCCTTTCGGATGCGCGCATCGAGGGGCCGCTGGTGCTGCTGCTCGGCCTCCTGGAGGGGCGGTGCGATGCCGATGCGCTGTTCTTCTCGCGCGAGCTTTCCGTCACCGGCGACATGGAGGCGATGCTGGCGCTGCGCAATGCGCTCGACGACAGCGCCATCGACCTGCCGCGCGAGCTCGGCGCCCTTGCCGGGCCGTTCTCGCCGCTGGTCGCCGGCACGGCGCGCTACATCCGCAGCAAGGCGCTCGAGGGAAGGGACGCGACATGGAACTGATCTGCCCGGCCGGCACCCCCGCCGCCTTCCGCGAGGCGGTGGAGGCGGGCGCCGATGCCGTCTATTGCGGTTTTCGCGACGAGACCAACGCGCGCAACTTCCCCGGCCTCAATTTCAGCCGCGAGGAACTGCGCCAGTCCATCGCGCTCGCCCACAGCAAGCGCGTCCTCACCTTCGTCGCGCTCAACACCTTCATGCGGGCGGGCGACGAGGCGCTGTGGTATCGCGCGGCGG
It encodes the following:
- a CDS encoding substrate-binding domain-containing protein is translated as MNAILKSLTGAVAGALLAAGTAAAGGIAGAPAPFDKGDVDIAVVSFLGSGDWLQAFEAGVKRQADALGVKLTISQARNDNDTQRSLIEQAINLGVDGIIINNGRPEVLQDVAQKALDAGIKVVAYDVNLDNEQIPQLEQSDADMARLVLEQAVKDKGDGFVGGAVYVAGFAPLDRRYAVWQDFVKKHNLTEKAVWGVVNDTVPASVADQTKAILRANPDISVIFTPWDEFAKGVKLAIDELGVSQNVKIYGVDISTADIQLMAEPDSAWAATAATNAAVVGEVSVRAVSLAIAGQFPGRSVLLQPTLVTRDDLVKNEISTIEELQQKFPAFLKSDAATASWIPALN
- a CDS encoding ABC transporter permease, coding for MSTAPDQSIANGSDRAREFLRAGAVFILLFVMVAGFTAAQPAFITINNLMSILQAVSVVAILGAGVTVTLAVGGFDLSIGAVAASSVMAASYFMIVWGLGVFATVPLVLLLGAAVGLLNAFLIVRLKVPDLLATLAVMFLLTGLQLIPTAGRSISPGLILPDGSTATGKYDPLFLLIGRSSLFGVVPLPVVIMALVAVALFVLTERTRIGRLLFATGGNELATRLAGGPTDRLKTLAYVLSGALASLGGIVVAARVGRGDVSSGASLLMDSVAAALIGFAVLGLRRPNVFGTIVGAVFVGVLLNGLTMLNAPYYAQDFVKGAVLVGALALTYGVARGRR
- a CDS encoding sugar ABC transporter ATP-binding protein, producing the protein MSLLEAHALSRSFGSTKALVDLSLAVDPGEIVALMGANGAGKSTFVKILSGVLSADGGSVAFKGRAYAPQTPAEASAAGIVTVHQSTDLVGIPGLTVGDALLLNRFVDRSQPFFVSRGRVRREAQAMLREAGFDLPVDRDFAELSAADRQLVAIARALANRAELLILDEPTASLSASESRRLYATLLDLKRRGIAILYISHRTADLAALADRVAVLRGGRVVETFTRPVDFDKAIETMIGRPLASARPDARQAEGAPVFEVADARLLPSSEPFGLSLHRGEVVAITGVLGAGKSRLLSALFGAGRLAGGTMRLDGVPYAPQTPAEAIAAGVAMAGEDRHRSSLMPAGWPGETIAETISLPHLSRWYPAGFIRPRREREKAEAAIRRLGIRAAGPTASVWTLSGGNQQKVVLGRWEAEPGRLLLLDEPFQGVDVGARHDIITAIRSRTDRATLIATSDPEEAIEVADRVLVMDHHTISESNAR
- the yghU gene encoding glutathione-dependent disulfide-bond oxidoreductase, coding for MTDKSPADNFPAGYEPAKVWTWDKGNGGAFANINRPVAGPTHDKELPVGKHPLQLYSLATPNGVKVTIMLEELLAAGHAGAEYDAWPIRIGDGDQFGSGFVQVNPNSKIPALLDHAPKGGGAPVRVFESASILLYLAEKFGAFLPADLRVRTETFNWLFWQMGSAPFLGGGFGHFYAYAPIRIKYAIDRYAMEVKRQIDVLDRHLADNRFMAGSDYTIADMAIWPWYGTLAQNKQYGDAGTFLEVETYRNVQRWTAEIADRPAVRRGRMVNRLTGEPSEQLHERHDASDFDTKTQDKIGPAET
- a CDS encoding UbiX family flavin prenyltransferase, whose amino-acid sequence is MNTVRVVVGISGASGAALGVRITERLAAMPGVETHLVVSDAARRTLDLECPPGARARLETLVHRHHPNGDIGASIASGSFPVRGMIVAPCSMQTLSAIATGRTDTLLTRAADVQMKERRRLVLLARETPLHLGHLRNMCAVTEMGAIVMPPVPAFYHRPQSVAEIVDHLAARAIDLIAVAPAPLAESWTGTDEAG
- a CDS encoding UbiD family decarboxylase, which gives rise to MKADAPIPRRFDSLQDFVALLERRARLKRIREPVSLVHEITEIHRRVLAEEGPALLFERPVDAAGNIQPIPLLANLFGTRERIEWGLGLEAGGLPHLAGFLADLRDPRPPRSLRDAWGKLPHLKAALSMNPRETRRPPCQEIVWRGGDIDLGRLPIQTCWPGEPAPLVTWPLVITRAPDDPSDVNVGIYRMQKLGRDRLVMRWLAHRGGARHHRLWQALGRDMPVAVVIGADPATILSAVMPLPDGMSELAFAGVLGGRRQETASGLTVPLPVPAGAEIVLEGMVSASETADEGPYGDHTGYYNAVEPFPVLTLSAITMRRSPLYLSTYTGRPPDEPSRLGEAMNELFVPLVKRQFPEIRDLWLPPEACSYRAMVVSIDKRYPGQARRIMMGLWSMLPQFNYTKLIIAVDGDIDVRSWPDVMWALSTRFDASRDLMVVENTPIDYLDFASPKSGLGGKLGLDATTKIGTETDREWGRVLAMTPDVTARVDGLWASLGLAGDPT
- a CDS encoding SCP2 domain-containing protein, which codes for MTSLSPLLAKPVDLAPIWLVERVARSIFASVLKAHPDVFERLDTYRQTRYGFSPTDLRLHFTVVPATRTLAVSRGQPPLSDARIEGPLVLLLGLLEGRCDADALFFSRELSVTGDMEAMLALRNALDDSAIDLPRELGALAGPFSPLVAGTARYIRSKALEGRDATWN